A window of Bradyrhizobium sp. AZCC 1610 contains these coding sequences:
- a CDS encoding universal stress protein, with protein sequence MSIKRILVPLPGSASHSGQIETALSAAKALGAHIQALFISEPPPVTRGGLTATEMGRTATVALANRHAEERERTAREAREVFAQACAVVGIPMLSASDEPGSPLAASWREAEGSYVEIAAQRAAAFDLMVAASATVMESLMAIAEQSLLQTRRPVLLAPARPQSDLTNSVMIAWDESPECWHAVSAAIPFMQLAKSVQVISVDRDASNRQASQAEVLAYLRGHGIGATAQVVAPELRSVGDTLLAAGAEHEASLLVMGAYSHSRLREMLLGGATRHILKNASVRPVLLAH encoded by the coding sequence ATGAGTATCAAGCGAATCCTGGTTCCACTTCCCGGCTCAGCCAGTCACTCCGGTCAAATTGAAACGGCCCTGTCTGCCGCGAAGGCGTTGGGGGCTCACATCCAGGCACTGTTCATCAGTGAGCCGCCGCCGGTCACGCGTGGCGGCCTAACGGCCACCGAAATGGGACGAACGGCGACCGTCGCATTGGCAAACCGGCACGCCGAGGAACGGGAGCGAACAGCGCGGGAGGCGCGTGAGGTTTTCGCGCAGGCCTGCGCGGTAGTCGGCATCCCGATGCTATCGGCGAGCGACGAGCCCGGCAGCCCGCTCGCAGCATCCTGGCGCGAAGCCGAGGGATCGTATGTGGAAATCGCGGCGCAACGGGCCGCTGCCTTCGACCTAATGGTCGCCGCAAGCGCCACCGTGATGGAATCGCTCATGGCCATTGCCGAGCAGTCGCTGCTGCAGACCCGTCGCCCCGTGCTGTTGGCGCCGGCTCGTCCGCAGAGTGATCTGACCAACAGCGTAATGATCGCCTGGGACGAGAGCCCGGAATGCTGGCACGCGGTCTCGGCTGCCATACCGTTCATGCAACTCGCCAAATCAGTGCAGGTCATAAGCGTTGATCGGGACGCCAGCAATCGCCAAGCCTCGCAGGCCGAGGTGCTTGCCTATTTGCGCGGTCATGGCATCGGTGCGACCGCGCAGGTGGTTGCACCGGAATTGCGCTCGGTGGGCGATACGCTGCTCGCGGCGGGGGCAGAGCATGAAGCCAGCCTGCTGGTCATGGGCGCCTATTCCCATAGCCGCCTGCGCGAGATGCTTCTGGGCGGGGCCACGCGCCACATCCTTAAGAACGCTTCGGTACGCCCCGTTCTTTTGGCACATTAG